Proteins encoded together in one Candidatus Zixiibacteriota bacterium window:
- a CDS encoding PEGA domain-containing protein, producing MITNKLPGAVWRYYLLILSIIIFSSFAYAQDEGDKDDINTIINTNPPGAAITLNGEYVINATSPCRLPENINGFYQLMISQPGYESWSGEIVIMPGQNNRFDISLSSKTRYKAALRSLFLPGWGQYYSERKSRAYIYNAAAIGLGVAVLLADRNFRTKRDDYQLALNELENAASLDELSRLQSVALDKNRQAYDAESTRNLYLALTAGLYVYNILDAVIFFPEKKMSFQGTLPSHISGVKTSFDGERINFVLTASF from the coding sequence ATGATTACAAACAAACTGCCCGGAGCTGTATGGCGGTATTATTTGCTTATATTGTCGATTATAATATTTTCATCCTTTGCGTATGCTCAGGATGAAGGGGATAAAGATGATATAAACACTATTATCAATACCAATCCGCCGGGAGCCGCTATTACTCTTAATGGCGAGTATGTAATAAATGCAACCTCACCCTGCCGGCTTCCTGAAAATATCAATGGCTTTTATCAGTTAATGATTTCCCAACCCGGCTATGAATCATGGAGTGGAGAAATTGTAATTATGCCGGGACAAAATAACCGTTTTGATATCTCATTATCTTCAAAAACAAGATATAAGGCGGCTTTACGGTCTCTGTTTTTACCCGGTTGGGGACAATATTATTCCGAACGAAAGTCGCGGGCTTATATTTACAATGCGGCCGCAATCGGTCTGGGAGTTGCCGTGCTGTTAGCCGATAGAAATTTCCGCACAAAAAGAGATGACTATCAGCTGGCTCTTAATGAGTTGGAAAATGCCGCTTCACTCGATGAATTATCCCGTTTGCAAAGCGTAGCGCTTGATAAAAACCGCCAGGCTTATGATGCTGAATCGACCAGAAATCTTTATTTGGCGCTTACAGCCGGGCTGTATGTATACAACATTCTCGATGCTGTTATCTTTTTCCCTGAGAAAAAAATGTCTTTCCAGGGAACTTTACCATCCCATATATCTGGTGTTAAAACCAGTTTTGATGGCGAGAGAATCAACTTTGTGTTAACGGCATCATTTTAG